A section of the Humulus lupulus chromosome 2, drHumLupu1.1, whole genome shotgun sequence genome encodes:
- the LOC133817393 gene encoding protein trichome birefringence-like 39, whose product MGFPLKLKPLFLVLTLFLFSHQTIAEDFIAFNNASSSSSSSSSSVARILAGKCNWYRGTWVYDKSYPLYDASTCPFVDPEFNCQKYGRPDTSYLKYRWQPFSCVLPRFNGLYFLKKWRGKKIMFVGDSLSQNQWESLTCMIHAWVPNSKTTVIRTQGLSSVTFEEYGVKILLYRTPFLVDIASERVGRVLKLGSIRNGNGWRGMDMLIFNTWHWWTHTGRTQPWDYIQDGNKLYKDMNRLIAFYKGLTTWARWVNINVDPYKTKVFFQGISPTHYEGRDWNQPSKSCSGEKLPYFGVRYPAGIPSASVVVNKVLSRLKKPVFLLDVTTLSQYRKDGHPSGYSGDHGGQDCSHWCLPGLPDTWNELMYAALFT is encoded by the exons ATGGGTTTCCCATTGAAATTGAAACCTCTGTTTCTCGTTCTGACTCTGTTTTTGTTCTCTCACCAAACCATAGCAGAGGATTTCATTGCTTTCAATaatgcttcttcttcttcttcttcttcttctagctcagTAGCCCGAATACTGGCAGGGAAATGCAACTGGTACCGCGGCACCTGGGTATACGACAAGTCGTATCCTCTCTACGACGCCTCAACCTGTCCTTTCGTAGATCCAGAGTTCAACTGCCAAAAGTACGGCCGACCCGATACATCTTACCTCAAATACAGATGGCAACCCTTCTCTTGCGTCTTGCCCAG GTTTAATGGGTTGTATTTCTTGAAGAAATGGAGAGGGAAGAAGATAATGTTTGTGGGTGATTCACTGAGTCAGAACCAGTGGGAATCATTAACTTGTATGATTCATGCATGGGTACCAAATTCCAAAACCACAGTGATCAGAACCCAAGGACTCTCTTCAGTCacatttgag GAGTACGGAGTGAAGATACTGCTGTATCGCACGCCATTCCTTGTAGATATTGCGAGTGAGAGAGTGGGACGAGTGTTGAAGCTTGGCTCCATCAGGAATGGGAATGGGTGGAGAGGGATGGACATGTTGATCTTCAACACCTGGCACTGGTGGACCCACACTGGAAGAACCCAGCC ATGGGATTACATCCAAGATGGGAACAAATTGTACAAAGACATGAACCGTCTAATTGCGTTTTACAAAGGACTAACCACTTGGGCTAGATGGGTCAACATCAACGTTGATCCTTACAAAACCAAAGTCTTCTTCCAAGGAATCTCTCCCACACATTATGA GGGGAGGGATTGGAACCAACCATCAAAATCATGTTCAGGAGAGAAACTTCCATACTTTGGAGTAAGATACCCAGCAGGAATACCCTCGGCGTCGGTGGTGGTGAACAAAGTGCTGAGTAGGCTGAAGAAACCAGTGTTCTTACTAGACGTGACAACTCTGTCACAGTACCGTAAAGATGGGCATCCCTCGGGCTACAGCGGCGACCACGGTGGCCAAGACTGTAGCCACTGGTGCCTTCCCGGACTGCCAGACACTTGGAATGAGCTCATGTATGCTGCTCTTTTCACCTGA
- the LOC133817394 gene encoding seed biotin-containing protein SBP65 has protein sequence MASDQLSRRDNTKDERGINVEKDRVPKMTSHFESLAEKAKGSEESHGHHEFVSLSDKDKQRDSNLDKARDANMVPDKDAEAAKRGVGKFEVRAREEKGSSDKGDKAGDKDRETSNVMGGSQQGKSTEGNKEQYSLEEMSKLRGEAQQKSNDAIRAAEEKYRKALQSVKQEFGEKGAQAKDTCLEHAHNLVDKGHAAKETAIGKAQQGGAAAKDTIVGASRAAVDYTVPAVEKAKDYTKQKAAETKEAAVSTGGKAKDYTVQKAVEAKDATVDTSKEAAEYASKTAASVKDKAAAAGWTAAHYSTEKAVDGTKAAARVVRDAAEYAGHKAVEIAAVPFTAAKDMAFSAGETAKEYTARKKGEAQRGLETKKMSTEGQETFESEGEKKEESREHQEMETSEVRDKGKSDQDMAREAASYGVEELGNERATKGTSMLGAIGETIVEIAQTTKELVIGEDVNPQQKRDQRSKS, from the exons ATGGCTTCTGATCAACTTAGTCGCAGAGACAACACCAAAGACGAGAGAGGTATCAACGTAGAGAAAGACAGAGTACCAAAGATGACTAGCCATTTCGAGAGTTTAGCTGAGAAAGCTAAAGGTTCGGAGGAGAGTCATGGTCATCATGAGTTTGTTTCACTTTCTGATAAGGATAAGCAGAGAGATTCGAACCTTGATAAGGCGAGGGATGCAAATATGGTGCCTGACAAAGACGCCGAGGCTGCTAAAAGGGGTGTGGGGAAGTTTGAAGTGAGAGCTAGAGAAGAAAAGGGTTCTTCGGACAAAGGTGATAAGGCTGGAGATAAGGACAGAGAGACGAGTAATGTAATGGGGGGAAGTCAACAAGGAAAGAGCACGGAGGGAAACAAAGAGCAGTACTCGTTGGAAGAGATGTCGAAGCTTAGAGGTGAAGCGCAGCAGAAATCTAATGACGCGATACGGGCAGCTGAAGAGAAGTATAGGAAGGCTTTACAATCTGTGAAACAGGAGTTTGGTGAAAAGGGTGCTCAAGCAAAGGACACTTGCCTTGAACATGCACATAACCTTGTAGACAAGGGACATGCTGCGAAAGAAACCGCCATTGGGAAGGCGCAGCAAGGCGGCGCGGCGGCCAAAGACACCATCGTTGGCGCAAGCAGGGCTGCCGTGGATTACACGGTGCCGGCGGTCGAAAAGGCTAAGGACTATACCAAGCAGAAAGCGGCAGAGACGAAGGAGGCGGCTGTGTCGACCGGGGGCAAAGCTAAAGATTACACCGTGCAGAAAGCAGTAGAGGCAAAAGATGCCACCGTGGACACTAGTAAGGAGGCTGCCGAGTATGCGAGCAAAACGGCAGCTAGTGTGAAGGACAAAGCGGCTGCAGCGGGCTGGACGGCAGCGCATTACTCCACCGAGAAGGCTGTGGATGGGACTAAGGCTGCGGCCAGAGTTGTTAGGGATGCAGCAGAGTATGCTGGCCATAAGGCGGTGGAGATAGCGGCCGTGCCATTCACTGCCGCTAAGGATATGGCTTTCTCGGCGGGTGAGACTGCAAAGGAGTACACTGCTCGGAAGAAAGGAGAGGCACAGAGAGGATTGGAAACTAAAAAGATGTCTACTGAAGGACAG GAAACGTTTGAGAGCGAAGGCGAGAAGAAAGAGGAGTCGAGAGAGCATCAGGAAATGGAAACTTCAGAAGTGAGAGACAAAGGAAAATCTGATCAGGACATGGCCAGGGAAGCAGCCTCCTATGGAGTCGAAGAACTTGGCAACGAGAGAGCAACAAAGGGAACGAGTATGCTGGGAGCCATTGGCGAAACTATAGTGGAGATAGCACAGACCACCAAGGAGCTCGTCATTGGGGAAGACGTCAACCCACAACAAAAGAGAGACCAAAGATCCAAGTCATAA
- the LOC133817395 gene encoding signaling peptide TAXIMIN 1: protein MCSQDGDCRPLGFLLGLPFAFLSLILSIVGIIIWIVGLVLSCICPCCFCVTVIVELALELVKAPIHVMEWFTSQIPC, encoded by the exons ATGTGCAGCCAAGACGGTGATTGCAGGCCTTTGGGCTTTCTATTGGGTCTTCCCTTTGCTTTTCTCTCTCTCATCTTGTCCATCGTCGGCATCATCATCTGGATCGTCGG GTTGGTGTTATCGTGCATATGCCCCTGTTGTTTTTGTGTGACGGTAATAGTGGAGTtggctttggagcttgtgaaggCCCCAATTCATGTCATGGAATGGTTCACTTCTCAAATCCCTTGTTAA